One stretch of Sylvia atricapilla isolate bSylAtr1 chromosome 4, bSylAtr1.pri, whole genome shotgun sequence DNA includes these proteins:
- the NAA15 gene encoding LOW QUALITY PROTEIN: N-alpha-acetyltransferase 15, NatA auxiliary subunit (The sequence of the model RefSeq protein was modified relative to this genomic sequence to represent the inferred CDS: inserted 1 base in 1 codon; deleted 1 base in 1 codon), translating into MPSVSLPPKENALFKRILRCYEHKQYRNGLKFCKQILSNPKFAEHGETLAMKGLTLNCLGKKEEAYELVRRGLRNDLKSHVCWHVYGLLQRSDKKYDEAIKCYRNALKWDKDNLQILRDLSLLQIQMRDLEGYRETRYQLLQLRPAQRASWIGYAIAYHLLEDYEMAAKILEEFRKTQQTSPDKVDYEYSELLLYQNQVLREAGLYKEALEHLCTYEKQICDKLAVEETKGELLLQLGRLEEAVEVYKGLQERNPENWAYYKGLEKALKPANMMERLKIYEEAWTKYPRGLVPRRLPLNFLSGEKFKECLDKFLRMNFSKGCPPVFNTLRSLYKDKEKVAIIEELVIGYETSLRSCRLFNPNDDGKEEPPTTLLWVQYYLAQHYDKIGLPSLALEYINAAIESTPTLIELFLVKAKIYKHAGNIKEAARWMDEAQALDTADRFINSKCAKYMLKANSIKEAEEMCSKFTREGTSAVENLNEMQCMWFQTECAQAYKAMNKFGEALKKCHEIERHFVEITDDQFDFHTYCMRKITLRSYVDLLKLEDVLRQHPFYFKAARIAIEIYLKLHDNPLTDENKEHEADTANMSDKELKKLRNKQRRAQKKAQLEEEKKNAEKEKQQRNQKKKKDDDDEEIGGPKEELIPEKLAKVEAPLEEAIXFLTPLKNLVKNKIETHLFAFEIYFRKEKFLLMLQSVKRAFAIDSSHPWLHECMIHLFSSVSESKDLPDAVRTVLNQEMNRLFGATNPKNFNEAFLKRNYDSLPHRLSAAKMMYYLDPSSQKRAVELAMTLDESLINRNLQTCMEVLEALCDGSLGDCKEASETYRANCHKLFPYALAFMPPGYEEDMKITVNGDSSAEPEELANEI; encoded by the exons aaacCTTGGCCATGAAAGGACTAACATTGAACTGTCtagggaagaaagaggaagctTATGAACTTGTGCGCAGAGGCCTAAGGAATGACTTGAAGAGTCATGTCT GTTGGCATGTCTATGGCCTTCTTCAGAGGTCAGACAAGAAGTATGACGAAGCTATCAAATGCTATAGAAATGCACTGAAATGGGACAAAGACAATCTTCAAATCTTGAGAGACCTTTCTCTGCTACAGATTCAAATGAGGGATCTTGAAGGTTACAGG GAAACAAGATACCAGTTGCTTCAGCTCCGACCTGCACAGCGAGCATCATGGATTGGTTATGCTATTGCTTACCATCTGCTGGAAGACTATGAAATGGCAGCAAAAATTTTAGAGGAATTTAGAAAGACACAACAG ACGTCACCTGACAAAGTGGATTATGAGTACAGTGAACTGCTGCTCTATCAAAATCAAGTCCTCCGGGAAGCAGGGCTCTATAAAGAAGCCTTGGAGCATCTTTGTACCTATGAAAAGCAGATCTGTGATAAACTGGCTGTTGAAGAAACTAAAG GAGAACTCCTGCTTCAGCTTGGCAGACTTGAAGAAGCAGTTGAAGTCTACAAGGGACTGCaagaaagaaatcctgaaaaCTGGGCTTACTACAAAGGCTTAGAAAAGGCACTTAAGCCAG CTAATATGATGGAGAGACTAAAGATCTATGAAGAGGCCTGGACTAAATACCCAAGGGGACTAGTTCCAAGAAGATTACCATTAAATTTTTTGTCTG GTGAAAAGTTTAAGGAATGTCTGGACAAGTTTTTAAGGATGAATTTCAGCAAAGGTTGTCCACCAGTCTTCAATACTTTGAGGTCATTATATAAAGACAAGGAGAAG GTGGCAATCATAGAAGAGCTCGTGATAGGTTATGAAACCTCTCTAAGAAGCTGCAGGTTATTTAACCCAAATG ATGATGGTAAAGAAGAACCTCCAACCACTTTACTCTGGGTCCAGTATTATTTGGCTCAACATTATGATAAAATTGGATTGCCATCCCTGGCTCTAGAATATATAAATGCTGCTATAGAAAGTACTCCCACTTTGATAGAACTCTTCCTTGTGAAGGCAAAAATCTATAAG CATGCTGGAAATATTAAAGAAGCTGCAAGGTGGATGGATGAGGCTCAGGCTTTGGACACAGCAGACAGATTTATCAACTCCAAGTGTGCAAAATACATGTTGAAAGCAAACTCCAttaaagaagcagaagaaatgtgTTCTAAGTTTACACGG GAAGGAACCTCGGCGGTAGAGAACCTGAATGAAATGCAGTGCATGTGGTTTCAGACAGAATGTGCACAAGCCTACAAGGCAATGAACAAATTTGGAGAAGCACTTAAGAAATGCCATGAAATTGAGAGA CATTTTGTAGAAATCACGGATGACCAGTTTGATTTCCACACTTACTGCATGAGGAAGATCACCCTTAGGTCTTACGTGGACTTGTTAAAACTAGAAGATGTGCTTCGACAGCACCCCTTCTACTTCAAAGCAGCACGGATTGCCATAGAGATCTATTTGAAACTTCATGATAATCCCTtaacagatgaaaataaagaacatgAGGCTGATACAG CAAATATGTCTGACAAGGAGCTAAAGAAGCTACGAAATAAGCAAAGAAGAGCCCAGAAAaaagcacagctggaggaggagaagaaaaatgctgagaaGGAGAAGCAACAGAGgaatcagaaaaagaagaaagatgatgatgatgaagaaatTGGAGGACCGAAAGAGGAACTTATCCCTGAAAAACTGGCAAAG GTTGAAGCCCCTTTGGAAGAAGCCA AATTTTTAACACCCCTGAAGAATTTAGTGAAGAACAAAATAGAGACTCATCTTTTTGCCTTTGAGATTTATTTTCGAAAAG aaaagtTCCTTCTGATGCTTCAGTCTGTG AAGAGAGCCTTTGCTATTGATTCTAGTCATCCTTGGCTTCACGAGTGTATGATCCATCTCTTCAGCAGTG TATCTGAAAGTAAGGATCTGCCTGATGCTGTTAGAACGGTGTTAAACCAAGAAATGAATCGGCTTTTTGGAGCAACTAATCCAAAGAACTTCAATGAAGCTTTCCTTAAAAGGAACTATGACTCACTGCCACATAGGTTATCAG ctgccaaaatGATGTACTATTTAGATCCTTCCAGTCAGAAAAGGGCAGTGGAACTGGCAATGACCCTGGATGAATCCCTTATTAACAGAAATCTTCAG aCTTGTATGGAGGTATTAGAAGCTTTATGTGATGGTAGCCTTGGAGACTGTAAAGAAGCATCTGAAACTTACAGAGCAAATTGTCATAAGCTTTTCCCTTATGCTTTGGCTTTCATGCCCCCTGGATATGAAGAGGATATGAAGATCACAGTTAATGGAGATAGTTCTGCAGAACCTGAAGAACTGGCCAATGAAATATGA